In Parus major isolate Abel chromosome 3, Parus_major1.1, whole genome shotgun sequence, the following are encoded in one genomic region:
- the TMX4 gene encoding thioredoxin-related transmembrane protein 4 isoform X2, protein MEHLSFGKSYAPWCPACQQIEATWESFAKESEQLGITVGKVDVTQEPGLSGRFFVTTLPTIYHANDGVFRRYRGSRTLEDLQGYILERKWEAVEPVAGWKSPSSIMMHGMAGLFHFSGWIRQIHNYLTGTLGVHVWISYAIFILATLLIGLLLGLILVLISDCLCPAKSKYTAETPEEAITKENAENAALEEPEEAAELSADDAEEAADVKDLSDGEDAANSSADESEEDLALGKESGEEEMEDLSEQPLAESETESTVRQRKSQGAEKEL, encoded by the exons ATGGAGCATCTCTCCTTTGGGAAAAG TTACGCTCCTTGGTGTCCAGCCTGTCAGCAGATTGAGGCAACCTGGGAGAGCTTTGCCAAGGAGAGCGAACAGCTCGGCATCACTGTGGGAAAAGTGGATGTCACTCAGGAACCAG GCTTGAGTGGTCGTTTCTTTGTCACAACACTTCCTACAATTTACCA TGCCAACGATGGGGTGTTCCGCAGATACCGCGGCTCCCGGACCTTGGAAGATCTTCAAGGCTACATCTTGGAGAGGAAATGGGAAGCTGTGGAGCCTGTAGCAGGATGGAAATCTCCATCTTCTATAAT gaTGCATGGCATGGCAGGACTGTTTCACTTCTCAGGATGGATCAGG CAAATTCATAACTACCTCACTGGCACTCTTGGAGTTCATGTTTGGATTTCCTATGCCATCTTCATCTTAGCTACCTTACTGATTGGCCTGCTCCTGGGTTTG aTCCTGGTTTTGATTTCAGACTGCCTCTGCCCAGCCAAGTCAAAATACACAGCTGAAACACCTG AAGAAGCAATTACCAAGGAGAACGCGGAGAACGCGGCGCTGGAGGAGCcggaggaggctgcagagctttcCGCGGATGATGCGGAAGAGGCTGCAGATGTGAAAGATCTCTCAGACGGAGAAGATGCAGCAAATTCAAGTGCTGATGAGTCGGAGGAGGATTTAGCACTTGGAAAAGAATCaggggaagaagaaatggaagaCTTAAGTGAGCAGCCTTTAGCTGAATCAGAGACTGAAAGCACAGTGAGGCAGCGGAAAAGTCAGGGGGCTGAGAAGGAACTATAG
- the TMX4 gene encoding thioredoxin-related transmembrane protein 4 isoform X1, producing MAPGRWRQGRPLFCALLLVALLGPAACSSSSIYSPGEPRSSVRVLCGSNWSLVLQGQWMLEFYAPWCPACQQIEATWESFAKESEQLGITVGKVDVTQEPGLSGRFFVTTLPTIYHANDGVFRRYRGSRTLEDLQGYILERKWEAVEPVAGWKSPSSIMMHGMAGLFHFSGWIRQIHNYLTGTLGVHVWISYAIFILATLLIGLLLGLILVLISDCLCPAKSKYTAETPEEAITKENAENAALEEPEEAAELSADDAEEAADVKDLSDGEDAANSSADESEEDLALGKESGEEEMEDLSEQPLAESETESTVRQRKSQGAEKEL from the exons ATGGCGCCGGGCCGCTGGCGCCAGGGGCGGCCGCTCTTCTGCGCTCTGCTCCTCGTAGCGCTGCTGGGTCCCGCCGCCTGCTCTTCTTCCTCCATCTACAGCCCCGGCGAGCCGCGGAGCAGCGTGCGAGTGCTGTGCGGCTCCAACTGGAGCCTGGTGTTGCAGGGCCAGTGGATGTTGGAGTT TTACGCTCCTTGGTGTCCAGCCTGTCAGCAGATTGAGGCAACCTGGGAGAGCTTTGCCAAGGAGAGCGAACAGCTCGGCATCACTGTGGGAAAAGTGGATGTCACTCAGGAACCAG GCTTGAGTGGTCGTTTCTTTGTCACAACACTTCCTACAATTTACCA TGCCAACGATGGGGTGTTCCGCAGATACCGCGGCTCCCGGACCTTGGAAGATCTTCAAGGCTACATCTTGGAGAGGAAATGGGAAGCTGTGGAGCCTGTAGCAGGATGGAAATCTCCATCTTCTATAAT gaTGCATGGCATGGCAGGACTGTTTCACTTCTCAGGATGGATCAGG CAAATTCATAACTACCTCACTGGCACTCTTGGAGTTCATGTTTGGATTTCCTATGCCATCTTCATCTTAGCTACCTTACTGATTGGCCTGCTCCTGGGTTTG aTCCTGGTTTTGATTTCAGACTGCCTCTGCCCAGCCAAGTCAAAATACACAGCTGAAACACCTG AAGAAGCAATTACCAAGGAGAACGCGGAGAACGCGGCGCTGGAGGAGCcggaggaggctgcagagctttcCGCGGATGATGCGGAAGAGGCTGCAGATGTGAAAGATCTCTCAGACGGAGAAGATGCAGCAAATTCAAGTGCTGATGAGTCGGAGGAGGATTTAGCACTTGGAAAAGAATCaggggaagaagaaatggaagaCTTAAGTGAGCAGCCTTTAGCTGAATCAGAGACTGAAAGCACAGTGAGGCAGCGGAAAAGTCAGGGGGCTGAGAAGGAACTATAG